The Rhineura floridana isolate rRhiFlo1 chromosome 10, rRhiFlo1.hap2, whole genome shotgun sequence genome includes a region encoding these proteins:
- the ZDHHC3 gene encoding palmitoyltransferase ZDHHC3 isoform X1 — MMITPIHRFRDIERTPEYLQPDKCVPPPSHSSSGTMWFIRDGCGIACAVITWFLVFYADFVVILVMLLPSRDYIYSVINGVVFNTLAFLALASHMRAMVTDPGAVPKGNATKEFIESLQLKPGQVVYKCPKCCSIKPDRAHHCSVCKRCIRKMDHHCPWVNNCVGENNQKYFVLFTMYIALISLHALIMVGFHFLYCFEEDWTKCSSFSPPTTVILLILLCFEALLFLIFTSVMFGTQVHSICTDETGIERLKKQEPTWEKVSSWEGMKLAFGGELSLRWFNPFSDLSCKKAPPAGSATVAPSEMVIQEAFERLSDQEVIVGVLNE; from the exons ATGATGATTACTCCAATCCACCGCTTCAGAGATATTGAGAGGACACCAGAATACCTTCAGCCGGACAAGTGTGTTCCACCTCCCAGCCACAGTTCTTCAGGAACAATGTGGTTTATTCGTGATGGCTGTGGTATTGCCTGCGCAGTCATCACGTGGTTTCTGGTCTTCTATGCTGACTTTGTAGTCATCCTTGTTATGCTGCTTCCATCAAGAGACTATATTTACAGTGTAATCAATGGAGTAGTTTTCAACACATTGGCGTTCCTGGCTCTGGCTTCACATATGCGAGCTATGGTAACAGATCCA GGTGCAGTGCCCAAAGGTAATGCCACAAAAGAGTTCATAGAAAGTTTACAGCTGAAGCCTGGACAAGTAGTTTACAAGTGTCCAAAATGCTGTAGCATCAAACCTGACAGAGCACATCACTGCAG TGTTTGCAAGAGGTGTATACGGAAAATGGATCACCACTGTCCATGGGTCAACAACTGTGTAGGAGAGAATAACCAGAAGTACTTTGTACTGTTTACA ATGTATATAGCACTTATTTCTCTGCATGCCCTGATCATGGTTGGATTTCATTTCCTGTATTGTTTTGAAGAAGACTGGACAA AATGCAGTTCGTTCTCTCCACCCACTACTGTGATCCTTCTTATCCTCTTGTGTTTTGAGGCTCTCCTCTTTCTCATCTTCACATCTGTAATGTTTGGAACGCAAGTGCACTCCATCTGCACTGATGAAACG GGCATAGAGCGTCTTAAAAAACAGGAACCAACGTGGGAAAAAGTCAGCAGCTGGGAAGGGATGAAACTGGCTTTCGGGGGTGAACTTTCACTGCGATGGTTTAATCCTTTCTCAGACCTGAGTTGCAAGAAGGCTCCACCAGCTGGTTCAGCAACAGTTGCACCATCTGAGATGGTGATCCAGGAAGCTTTCGAACGGCTTTCTGATCAAGAAGTGATTGTGGGAGTGTTAAATGAATAA
- the ZDHHC3 gene encoding palmitoyltransferase ZDHHC3 isoform X2 — protein sequence MMITPIHRFRDIERTPEYLQPDKCVPPPSHSSSGTMWFIRDGCGIACAVITWFLVFYADFVVILVMLLPSRDYIYSVINGVVFNTLAFLALASHMRAMVTDPGAVPKGNATKEFIESLQLKPGQVVYKCPKCCSIKPDRAHHCSVCKRCIRKMDHHCPWVNNCVGENNQKYFVLFTMYIALISLHALIMVGFHFLYCFEEDWTKCSSFSPPTTVILLILLCFEALLFLIFTSVMFGTQVHSICTDETGIEQLKKEERRWAKKTKWMNMKAVFGHPFSIVWLSPFATPDQGKADPYQYVV from the exons ATGATGATTACTCCAATCCACCGCTTCAGAGATATTGAGAGGACACCAGAATACCTTCAGCCGGACAAGTGTGTTCCACCTCCCAGCCACAGTTCTTCAGGAACAATGTGGTTTATTCGTGATGGCTGTGGTATTGCCTGCGCAGTCATCACGTGGTTTCTGGTCTTCTATGCTGACTTTGTAGTCATCCTTGTTATGCTGCTTCCATCAAGAGACTATATTTACAGTGTAATCAATGGAGTAGTTTTCAACACATTGGCGTTCCTGGCTCTGGCTTCACATATGCGAGCTATGGTAACAGATCCA GGTGCAGTGCCCAAAGGTAATGCCACAAAAGAGTTCATAGAAAGTTTACAGCTGAAGCCTGGACAAGTAGTTTACAAGTGTCCAAAATGCTGTAGCATCAAACCTGACAGAGCACATCACTGCAG TGTTTGCAAGAGGTGTATACGGAAAATGGATCACCACTGTCCATGGGTCAACAACTGTGTAGGAGAGAATAACCAGAAGTACTTTGTACTGTTTACA ATGTATATAGCACTTATTTCTCTGCATGCCCTGATCATGGTTGGATTTCATTTCCTGTATTGTTTTGAAGAAGACTGGACAA AATGCAGTTCGTTCTCTCCACCCACTACTGTGATCCTTCTTATCCTCTTGTGTTTTGAGGCTCTCCTCTTTCTCATCTTCACATCTGTAATGTTTGGAACGCAAGTGCACTCCATCTGCACTGATGAAACG GGAATAGAACAGTTGAAAAAAGAAGAGAGAAGATGGGCTAAAAAAACAAAATGGATGAACATGAAAGCAGTATTTGGCCATCCGTTCTCTATAGTTTGGCTTAGCCCATTTGCTACTCCAGATCAAGGAAAAGCAGACCCTTATCAGTATGTGGTCTAG